Genomic window (Pseudomonas sp. L5B5):
TCTGCCGGCGTACCCAGTCATCGCCAAAACCGTGCTTGAGTACCCGATGCCGGACTTCGTCCGGCAGTATCGAGACCTCGCCGTACAGGCATGACCAGCGTTGGCAATGCTCGGCCAGTTCCCGCTCACCGGCTTCCCAGGCCGCCAGGCGTGCGGGGATATCGCGTCGGTCCTTGAGCCCCTCCAGGTAATGGGCCAGGGCCAGTCCCGTTTGCATCGACATGCCGCCACCCTGGCCCAGGTGCGGTGGCTGGGCATGGGCGGCGTCGCCGATCAGTGCCGTGTGCCCGGCCGACCAGGCACGGACCTTGACGATGCTGTACTGCGCCCAGGGCAGCACCTCTTCCACTCGGTCGATCAAGTGCGCCCAGGCCGGAAATGACTCGCACCAGGTTCCGTGGTCCAGCGGCGAGGCCTTGCCCCGGATGTCGTCCGTCTGGCAGGTCAACGCCAGGTAGATGCGCTTTGCGTCCAGAGGGGTGATCAGCAAGCGACGGTTGCCACTCCAGCATTCGAGGTACTTGCCCTGGCCGTTTGGGCCCAGTTCCTTTTGGGTGCCAGGAATGATGGCGCGTAGCGCGCCTTCGTCGGTCTGCTGGTGGAACTGTTCCAGCCCCAGTGTTCGTCGTACCGCCGACCACACGCCATCGGCGCCGATGGCCAGGTCGGCCTGTTCACGCCGTGCACCGGCGAACTGCAACTCGCCGCTGGCGCTGGCGCCCAGTACTTCGCAGCCGGTGCGGATCTGCACGCCCGCGGCCAGTGCCGCCTCCTTCAAGCTGGC
Coding sequences:
- a CDS encoding FAD-dependent oxidoreductase; its protein translation is MSNGFSAIIAGGGFGGLAAATALAQRGWSVTIFERQAQLRAQGSGIYIWENGLRILDALGVKALAADAFHGRAMEQRDSSGRVLEPGELPPGIRLVTVDRSTLLASLKEAALAAGVQIRTGCEVLGASASGELQFAGARREQADLAIGADGVWSAVRRTLGLEQFHQQTDEGALRAIIPGTQKELGPNGQGKYLECWSGNRRLLITPLDAKRIYLALTCQTDDIRGKASPLDHGTWCESFPAWAHLIDRVEEVLPWAQYSIVKVRAWSAGHTALIGDAAHAQPPHLGQGGGMSMQTGLALAHYLEGLKDRRDIPARLAAWEAGERELAEHCQRWSCLYGEVSILPDEVRHRVLKHGFGDDWVRRQILRAAGSQPTGTRA